The genomic interval aaaacCTCAACACATTTATGTTCCTAAGTCATTGTCCGTGATTACCCACCATGCAATAATAGCTCATATGGTCACAAAATAAAGCATACTAATATTTTGAGAtcgactttatttattttctcaaaaAGGCTTCCAATTAATCATCATTTCATGCGTCATCATATTCCAACTCCTATCACAAACAAACAAATCGTAatgtaaataatattatatgaattgattttttaaattaaaatctcaaGAGTATGTTGGATGATGTATCATAATTGTATTATTGATCTTATAGGctacatatagatttaaagttcATATACAATAATATTCTCACTTTCATTAATCATATAAATTCCTAAAAATTCGTTACTTTTCCAATCCTAAAGTcccaatatatattaaaataggaGTAAAATTCACTTTCATAAATCTTATAATTCTTTTACAACATCAACATAAAGGTTATAAATTGATAATTTGATTATACTGTAGGAACACTGATGAAGTATATAAACAATATTGATTTTAAGaatttttaacttatttttaaaagtggGAAATGTATATTTCTTTTGATGACTTTCTAAATTCTCGCATGATAGATAACAATTTGGTACTTTTTGAgtgtattttcaaaattcatgccaaatttttaaagaaaaatttcttatagacttctatccgcGTCTATCAACGATATACATGCattagtttctatcattaatagacactgataatcTTCTATTAGCCTCTATCaatgaagattaaaattttactattttgtgtaaataatttcccttatttttctatttatgaaaatctcccatttttaaaactaaaaaaataaaaacaagtattttatttttaaagtttgactaaaaattcaagtattcatggaaacataataaaaaagggtcattattttaaatgacaaaactgttgaaaatatttttagatatagCAAAACATCTATCAATGAATGATGATGATAGACATTGGTGTCTATTATCAATagacaataaaattttgttatatttgaaaaaaatttcagcagttaaaaacaaccctaataaaaatataagaaattaaaaaaaaaaaacacaaatttaaaaatgaaaaataaagtgATCATGAAACATGACCCAAAAAGTTATTAAATGAggcataaatttataaattgaagCTTGTCATGAAGTTCTACAAAATCATAAAGCTTTAAAACCATGATAATAGAAGCTTGAGATAAAAGTGTATGTTTATAATTTATCTAAACCTACAATAATGATTAAATAATTGGAGAAAGTGTGTAAATGAAGAAATGGTGTCTGATAAAATCAAATGTGAAGAGGGTTAGTATGTGAGAAAGCAAaaggataataataataataataaaaagaaacatatatgAATTACAATTTATAAGATTAAAATTACACACTACATAAATTATCAGCTCTCCTTTTCCAAATTAAACCCAATACAATAAAGAAAAGGGGCTTTAATTCTCATCAACATTAGATCAACACATtacattttccttttcattcCCTTTTACTTACATTAGTCCCCAAaatcttaaagaaaatttttaaaaagatgaaCAAACCAAGAAGGAAAAATCAGATAAACATAGTTGAAAGTGGtcattcattattaaaaatCCAAAGTAAAAGATGCCTAAAGATTGATtagctttatttatttatttatttattttgctcTGTCCTTGATCACATCCATCCCCATCTCGGTTGGATCGGTTGCTTGAACTTCATAATGAATTCCTTCCAGTACTCTCCTCAGCCCATCCTTTGATGTTGCGTATAGAATTTTTGCTCTGATTCTTGATTCCGTGGGCGACCTGTATCAAATCAACCCATCGGTTTCTGtttcatttccattttcacATTCAGATCCGTTCAATTTACAGAATTCGATTCAAATTATCAGTTAGGGTTTCCCTAAAGAAATTCGAATTCCGATTACGATCAGACAGAGACTATGGATTTGAGGAAATTTTATAGCGAGATTCAAGATGCGATCGAGGAAAAACAGAAAAGAATCGAGGAAGATACCAGGCGATGAAGAAGATCTTGCTCTTTCTGCAATTATCAACAGTAACGAAATCGAAATCGAAGACCGCGTAACGACAATCGTCGTTTGGTAATGAAGCGGTGAGATCATCGTAGCTTTCGGCCGGACCGCCGACCTTGTCGACGGTGACTAATCTGGACCCTTCATCGATCTTAAACACAATATACCTATGAACCTTCTTCCATTTCATCTCCATGAACGAATTCTTGCACTCATCACTCACCCACATTCCAGTGGTTGCCTGAGATTCGGCGTCAAGAAATGGAATCAGAATCAAGAAAGAAGCAAACAGAGGAGATCGTAAGAGAGAATTGAAGAAATTAGTTACCATCTTGAAAGCCATCGCCATTGTTAGGTCTCTCGTCGGGAACTGTCTCTGAAAACTTTGAGCTCTGAAAATGGAGTACCGTGAGTGAGTGAGAGTGAACTCAGTTGGGGCTTTATATAAACATCACCTTACCAAAATGCCCTTATCAATTCCACATAATTacgcttttttttttcttcatttagtTCCTATATTCTCAAAATTAGTACttaaaaagttttaatattttgaaattttaacaatttagttcttattataaaaattctcttcaaaattaactttcaaCTTTATTATGTAATGACACGTTCTttatagtttattaaaaaaaaagtaattctCAATAAGTTTATATgtgtataaaattttattaaattctaataatatttttttatagtaagcactaaattattatttattaaagtttaatgactaaattgttataattttaaaagtataaagactaaattattatcaGTTAAAATTTATAGACTAAACTATTGTTTgaatgaaagtttagggaccaaaaacGATTTCTAACCTAATATGTTAGATGTATATTTCTACAAagattgtaaaataaaaaaaaatgaatagatATTTTTTACATATTAAACAAGTTAAGTGATGTTTTGTTAATTCGtttttatgttatattgttatttttttataatataatgaagatgttatttatgtattatattGATGTTAAACCATGGACTATGAAAATATGCATCGATGAAAATTTTATGCCATGACCACAAgtataattctttttttcttaaaaaaaaaaatcaccacCATACCAtcattaaatattgaatattaaGCTTTAGGTCTTATTTTAGTCTTGAATTTCCACGTTTAATCTATTTGGATccctaaatatttaaaatgactattttggttttcaatttgatttctaaatttttagaaTGTCTATTTCAGTTTctcacttttttaaaaaaatgtaaacattgaaaa from Benincasa hispida cultivar B227 chromosome 10, ASM972705v1, whole genome shotgun sequence carries:
- the LOC120088586 gene encoding actin-depolymerizing factor 5-like, which produces MAMAFKMATTGMWVSDECKNSFMEMKWKKVHRYIVFKIDEGSRLVTVDKVGGPAESYDDLTASLPNDDCRYAVFDFDFVTVDNCRKSKIFFIAWSPTESRIRAKILYATSKDGLRRVLEGIHYEVQATDPTEMGMDVIKDRAK